The following proteins are encoded in a genomic region of Anaerolineae bacterium:
- a CDS encoding SDR family oxidoreductase: MANGLEGKWALILGASSGFGAATALELARAGMNIFGVHLDRKATMPNVERIVGEIESMGRRAVFFNQNAADPEARAQALDRMQAVLNETNPPQPIHLMMHSLAFGSLLPFIADSPKEVISQKQMEMTLDVMAHSLVYWVQDLFWRGMLARGSRVFSMTSAGSYRAFKTYGAVSAAKAALEAHTRQLALELGPYGILVNCIEAGVTDTPALRKIPGHEEMIAEAMRRNPMGRMTTPQDIANTIRALADPSVAWITGAVIRVDGGESIVA; the protein is encoded by the coding sequence ATGGCAAATGGACTAGAGGGAAAGTGGGCGCTCATTCTGGGGGCTTCCAGCGGCTTTGGCGCGGCCACCGCGCTAGAGCTGGCGCGAGCCGGGATGAACATCTTCGGCGTGCATTTGGATCGCAAGGCAACCATGCCAAACGTGGAGCGCATCGTCGGGGAGATCGAGAGCATGGGCCGGCGGGCTGTGTTCTTCAACCAGAACGCAGCCGATCCCGAGGCCCGTGCTCAAGCATTGGATCGGATGCAGGCTGTGCTCAATGAGACGAACCCGCCGCAGCCGATCCACCTGATGATGCACTCGCTGGCCTTTGGCAGCCTGCTGCCCTTCATCGCCGACTCGCCCAAGGAGGTGATCAGCCAAAAGCAGATGGAGATGACGCTGGATGTGATGGCACACAGCTTGGTCTACTGGGTACAGGACCTGTTCTGGCGGGGGATGTTGGCGCGCGGCAGCCGCGTCTTCTCCATGACCAGCGCTGGCTCCTATCGCGCCTTCAAGACATATGGGGCGGTATCCGCTGCCAAGGCGGCGCTGGAGGCGCATACCCGCCAGCTTGCGCTGGAGCTGGGGCCTTACGGGATTCTGGTCAATTGCATCGAGGCTGGCGTCACCGACACCCCAGCCCTGCGCAAGATCCCTGGGCATGAAGAAATGATCGCGGAGGCGATGCGACGTAACCCGATGGGGCGTATGACCACACCGCAGGACATCGCCAACACCATTCGCGCTCTGGCCGATCCGTCCGTTGCGTGGATCACAGGGGCCGTCATCCGCGTGGATGGCGGTGAGTCCATCGTGGCGTAA
- the uvrA gene encoding excinuclease ABC subunit UvrA, which translates to MAQGKLIIRGAREHNLKNIDLELPRDKLIVITGLSGSGKSSLAFDTIYAEGQRRYVESLSAYARQFLGLMEKPDVDQIEGLSPAISIDQKGTSHNPRSTVGTVTEIYDYLRLLYARIGIPHCPQCGREISAQTVQQIVDAILDYPEGSRLLILAPLVKGRKGEHKNVFEDVRKAGFVRVRVNGEIREVDEEIELDRYKIHHIEAVVDRIIVRKPSPSDNGNEATGLDRSRLADSVETALRLGDGVMIVSDVTGETPQDRLFSEHYACAYCGISLPEIEPRTFSFNSPHGACPTCTGLGSQMEFDPELIVPDPSLSLAEGAIQAPGWSLRQSQGDTYYGQLLRAVCEHYGIPMDVPYQELSARQKEILMYGGRRTETITVRYRNAQGQIRSYETTFEGVIPQLQRRYREATSDYMRFELERFMSGRPCPSCGGKRLRPEALAVTIAGKNIDEVTRMSVVDALQFIEWLQGTPDENDPTRTPPDSPLTQREYTIARQILKEIHARLGFMVDVGLDYLTLDRPANTLSGGEAQRIRLATQIGSQLMGVLYILDEPSIGLHQRDNARLIRTLEGMRDLGNTVLVVEHDEEMMRAADWIVDLGPGAGERGGYVVCSAPRDEFLKCQESLTAAYLRGDKKIPVPSTRRPGNGEYLIIKGASENNLKHVDVRIPLGKFVAITGVSGSGKSSLIVEVLYKRLAQIFYRAKDKPGRHEAILGVEHLDKVINIDQSPIGRTPRSNPATYTNVFTYIRELFASLPEARARGYTAGRFSFNVKGGRCEACEGDGIIKIEMQFLPDVYVPCEVCHGRRYNREALEIKYRGKSIADVLDMTVEEALEFFKNIPRIRSKLETLYDVGLGYIKLGQPATTLSGGEAQRVKLSKELSRKATGRTLYILDEPTTGLHFADIARLLAVLDRLVDQGNTVLVIEHNMDVIKHADWIIDLGPEGGDKGGWIVAEGTPEQVARVEKSYTGQFLKRVLEDHRARELALESA; encoded by the coding sequence GTGGCACAGGGCAAGCTGATCATCCGCGGGGCACGCGAGCACAACCTCAAGAACATCGACTTGGAGCTCCCTCGTGACAAACTGATCGTGATTACCGGGTTGTCTGGCTCTGGCAAATCCAGCTTGGCCTTTGACACCATCTATGCTGAAGGGCAGCGGCGCTACGTCGAATCCCTCTCCGCCTACGCCCGCCAGTTCCTAGGACTAATGGAAAAGCCAGATGTGGACCAGATTGAGGGCTTAAGCCCCGCCATTTCGATTGATCAGAAGGGTACTTCGCACAACCCGCGCTCAACGGTGGGCACGGTGACGGAGATTTACGACTATCTGCGTCTGCTCTATGCGCGGATTGGCATCCCCCATTGTCCACAGTGCGGCCGCGAGATCTCCGCTCAGACTGTGCAGCAAATAGTGGATGCCATTCTCGATTACCCTGAGGGCAGCCGCCTCCTCATCCTAGCTCCGTTGGTGAAAGGACGCAAGGGCGAACATAAAAACGTCTTTGAGGATGTCCGCAAGGCCGGCTTTGTCCGCGTGCGTGTGAATGGCGAGATCCGCGAGGTAGACGAGGAGATCGAGCTTGACCGGTACAAGATCCACCATATCGAGGCCGTGGTAGACCGCATCATCGTGCGGAAGCCCAGTCCCTCCGATAACGGGAACGAGGCTACAGGGCTCGATCGCTCGCGGCTAGCCGATTCGGTGGAGACGGCGCTGCGCTTAGGCGATGGCGTCATGATCGTCAGCGACGTTACCGGTGAAACTCCGCAGGATCGCCTCTTCTCCGAGCATTATGCCTGCGCCTACTGTGGCATCAGCCTGCCCGAGATCGAGCCGCGCACCTTCTCGTTTAACAGCCCCCATGGCGCCTGCCCCACCTGCACTGGCCTGGGTAGCCAGATGGAGTTCGACCCGGAGCTGATTGTGCCGGACCCATCGCTATCCCTGGCCGAGGGGGCGATCCAGGCCCCAGGGTGGTCGTTACGTCAGAGCCAGGGGGACACATACTACGGACAGCTCCTGCGCGCAGTCTGCGAGCATTATGGCATCCCGATGGACGTGCCCTACCAGGAGCTCAGCGCCCGACAAAAAGAGATCCTCATGTACGGCGGACGCCGGACCGAGACCATTACCGTCCGCTATCGCAACGCGCAGGGCCAGATTCGCAGCTATGAGACCACCTTCGAAGGCGTGATTCCGCAACTACAACGGCGCTATCGAGAGGCCACGTCCGACTATATGCGATTTGAGCTTGAGCGCTTTATGTCGGGACGGCCTTGCCCCTCCTGTGGGGGCAAGCGGCTCCGCCCCGAGGCATTGGCTGTGACCATCGCCGGCAAAAACATAGACGAGGTCACGCGCATGTCCGTCGTGGATGCGCTCCAGTTCATCGAGTGGTTGCAAGGGACACCCGACGAAAACGATCCAACGCGCACTCCACCCGATTCGCCCCTGACGCAACGAGAATATACTATCGCCCGTCAGATCTTAAAAGAGATCCACGCCCGATTAGGGTTTATGGTGGACGTTGGCCTTGACTACCTAACGTTGGACCGGCCGGCGAACACCCTTAGCGGCGGCGAAGCACAGCGCATCCGGCTCGCCACGCAGATCGGCTCCCAGCTCATGGGGGTGCTCTACATCCTAGACGAGCCTTCCATTGGCCTCCACCAGCGCGATAACGCCCGTCTGATCCGCACCCTAGAGGGGATGCGCGATCTCGGCAATACGGTGCTAGTGGTGGAACACGATGAGGAGATGATGCGCGCAGCCGATTGGATCGTGGACTTAGGACCGGGCGCCGGAGAGCGCGGCGGCTATGTCGTCTGCTCTGCCCCGCGCGACGAATTCTTGAAGTGCCAGGAGTCGCTCACGGCTGCCTACCTGCGGGGCGACAAGAAAATCCCTGTGCCCTCCACACGGCGGCCGGGCAACGGCGAGTACCTAATCATCAAAGGGGCTAGCGAGAACAACCTGAAGCACGTGGACGTGCGCATCCCACTGGGCAAGTTCGTGGCGATCACCGGGGTGTCCGGCTCTGGCAAGTCCAGCCTTATCGTGGAAGTCCTGTACAAACGGCTGGCGCAGATCTTCTACCGCGCCAAGGACAAGCCAGGCCGCCACGAGGCCATCCTGGGCGTCGAGCACCTGGACAAGGTGATCAATATTGACCAGTCACCTATCGGGCGCACGCCGCGGTCGAACCCGGCCACCTATACCAATGTGTTCACCTACATCCGAGAACTGTTCGCCAGCCTGCCTGAAGCTAGAGCTCGCGGTTATACCGCCGGGCGCTTCTCCTTTAACGTCAAAGGCGGTCGCTGTGAAGCCTGCGAGGGCGATGGGATCATCAAGATCGAGATGCAGTTCCTGCCCGACGTCTACGTCCCATGCGAGGTGTGCCACGGTCGGCGCTACAACCGGGAGGCGTTGGAGATCAAGTATCGAGGCAAATCCATCGCCGATGTGCTAGATATGACTGTAGAGGAGGCGTTGGAATTCTTCAAGAATATCCCTCGCATCCGCAGCAAGCTGGAGACGCTGTACGACGTCGGCCTGGGCTACATCAAGCTGGGCCAGCCGGCGACGACCCTCTCCGGTGGCGAGGCGCAGCGCGTCAAGCTGAGCAAGGAGTTGAGCCGCAAGGCCACCGGCCGCACCCTCTACATCCTAGACGAGCCGACTACTGGCTTGCATTTTGCCGACATCGCCCGGCTGTTGGCGGTGCTCGACCGCCTAGTGGACCAGGGGAACACAGTCCTGGTGATTGAGCACAACATGGACGTGATCAAACACGCCGATTGGATCATCGACCTGGGGCCGGAAGGCGGCGATAAGGGTGGATGGATCGTGGCCGAGGGAACGCCGGAGCAAGTGGCCCGGGTGGAGAAATCATACACCGGCCAATTCCTGAAGCGCGTGCTGGAGGATCACCGCGCCCGCGAATTAGCTTTAGAGAGCGCCTAA